A genomic stretch from Longimicrobium sp. includes:
- a CDS encoding NADH-quinone oxidoreductase subunit C: MANGEFKKGLEGLDQGPGPSEAQAPEAPPQAGDLPPHPTVDALREHFGAGVLRHEVVAGDEHIVYIPPERNLEVLGWLKDTCRYDFLQDLTAIDYGGGRAIQVVYQLWSIPTKLNLRVKCELPLEALEIDSTYFLWRAADWMEREVYDMFGVVFRGHPDLRRILMPYNYAEGHPLRKDFPLRGRFSRAEQTRRALSMKTEDHYSPQELEIAHVLGQPLPDVIVEGGPGVPNQGEMPGIGMGAG; this comes from the coding sequence CGAAGCGCCCCCGCAGGCCGGCGACCTGCCGCCGCACCCCACCGTCGACGCGCTGCGCGAGCACTTCGGCGCGGGCGTGCTGCGGCACGAGGTGGTGGCCGGCGACGAGCACATCGTCTACATCCCGCCCGAGCGCAACCTTGAGGTGCTGGGCTGGCTGAAGGACACCTGCCGGTACGACTTCCTGCAGGACCTGACCGCCATCGACTACGGCGGCGGCCGGGCCATCCAGGTGGTGTACCAGCTCTGGTCGATTCCGACGAAGCTGAACCTCCGCGTGAAATGCGAGCTTCCGCTGGAGGCGCTGGAAATCGACAGCACCTACTTCCTGTGGCGCGCCGCCGACTGGATGGAGCGCGAGGTGTACGACATGTTCGGCGTGGTGTTCCGGGGGCACCCCGACCTGCGCCGCATCCTCATGCCGTACAACTACGCCGAGGGGCACCCGCTGCGGAAGGACTTTCCGCTCCGCGGGCGCTTCAGCCGCGCCGAGCAGACCCGCCGCGCGTTATCCATGAAGACCGAAGACCACTATTCGCCGCAGGAGCTGGAGATCGCCCACGTCCTGGGGCAGCCGCTTCCCGACGTGATCGTCGAGGGCGGTCCCGGCGTGCCCAACCAGGGCGAGATGCCCGGCATCGGCATGGGAGCGGGCTGA
- a CDS encoding NAD(P)H-dependent oxidoreductase subunit E, translated as MSAEPIRAGSEYDPTSWPAAVQNPGFVGDTGEFAGLTEADVRGTAFIGQRPADGGHASVAGTLPYHTATKDPQAPIFHGPYEDRLEKILSRYPDRQAALLPALHLAHEIRGYLSPETQDEVAEKLQLPPAYVRGVATFYTMYNLAPVGKYLIQVCTNISCNLCGGDAVLEAFLKHTGTELGETSANGLWTVIEVECLGACGFPTAVQINEFYYENVRPESVPDVLARLT; from the coding sequence ATGAGCGCCGAGCCGATTCGCGCCGGGAGCGAATACGACCCGACGTCGTGGCCTGCGGCGGTGCAGAACCCCGGCTTCGTGGGTGACACCGGCGAGTTCGCGGGGCTGACGGAGGCCGACGTGCGGGGCACCGCCTTCATCGGGCAGCGCCCGGCGGACGGCGGCCACGCCTCGGTGGCCGGCACCCTGCCGTACCACACGGCGACCAAGGACCCGCAGGCGCCCATCTTCCACGGCCCCTACGAGGATCGGCTGGAGAAGATCCTCAGCCGCTACCCGGACCGGCAGGCGGCGCTGCTTCCCGCACTTCACCTGGCGCACGAGATCCGCGGGTACCTGTCGCCCGAAACGCAGGACGAGGTGGCCGAGAAGCTCCAGCTTCCGCCGGCGTACGTACGGGGCGTGGCCACCTTCTACACCATGTACAACCTGGCTCCGGTCGGGAAGTACCTGATCCAGGTGTGCACCAACATCTCGTGCAACCTGTGCGGGGGCGACGCCGTGCTCGAGGCCTTCCTCAAGCACACGGGCACCGAGCTGGGCGAAACCTCGGCCAACGGGCTGTGGACGGTGATCGAGGTGGAGTGCCTGGGCGCCTGCGGCTTTCCGACGGCGGTGCAGATCAACGAGTTCTACTACGAGAACGTGCGGCCCGAGAGCGTGCCGGACGTGCTGGCGAGGCTTACGTGA
- the nuoD gene encoding NADH dehydrogenase (quinone) subunit D yields MALRRVVYNVTRSPELASGGSLVHAPIVPVQGEAREVHEDVAGEHMLINIGPQHPATHGVLRLVLELDGETVVRCIPHIGYLHSSFEKLGEYRDWNQIVPLTDRMDYLAPLIYNCAYAMAVEKMMGIQVTERCKVVRVMCMELDRIFSHLLWLGTTAIDLGAFTVFLYTFQQRELIYDLHESLTGARITTSSTRIGGMMADLPAGWVEQLSKWMDGFLPVLDEVETLLTNNAIWIGRTQGVGVISAEDAVNFGLSGPNLRASGVDYDVRKDRPYYDYDQYDFVVPVGEHGDIYDRYMCRMEEMRQSIRILRQAIERLPGGPINIDDPRVILPTKTAAMNDMESMIHHFKVVMEGVRAPVGESWFSVESSKGELGMYVVSDGGAKPVRWRVRGPSFINIAALPHMIEGALLSDVIAVNASLDIVLGEIDR; encoded by the coding sequence ATGGCACTGCGCAGAGTCGTCTACAACGTCACCCGCAGCCCCGAGCTGGCCTCCGGCGGCAGCCTGGTGCACGCCCCCATCGTTCCCGTGCAGGGCGAAGCCCGCGAGGTGCACGAGGACGTGGCCGGCGAGCACATGCTCATCAACATCGGCCCGCAGCACCCCGCCACGCACGGCGTGCTGCGGCTGGTGCTGGAGCTGGACGGCGAAACGGTCGTGCGCTGCATCCCGCACATCGGCTACCTGCACAGCAGCTTCGAAAAGCTGGGCGAGTACCGCGACTGGAACCAGATCGTCCCGCTGACCGACCGCATGGACTACCTGGCGCCCCTCATCTACAACTGCGCCTACGCCATGGCGGTCGAAAAGATGATGGGGATCCAGGTGACGGAGCGGTGCAAGGTGGTGCGGGTGATGTGCATGGAGCTGGACCGCATCTTCAGCCACCTGCTCTGGCTGGGGACGACGGCCATCGACCTGGGCGCGTTCACCGTCTTCCTGTACACCTTCCAGCAGCGCGAGCTGATCTACGACCTTCACGAGTCGCTGACCGGCGCGCGGATCACCACCTCGTCCACCCGCATCGGGGGGATGATGGCCGACCTGCCGGCCGGGTGGGTGGAGCAGCTGAGCAAGTGGATGGACGGCTTTCTCCCCGTGCTCGACGAGGTGGAGACGCTGCTCACCAACAACGCCATCTGGATCGGGCGCACGCAGGGCGTGGGCGTCATCTCGGCCGAGGACGCGGTGAACTTCGGCCTCAGCGGGCCCAACCTGCGCGCCTCGGGGGTGGACTACGACGTCCGCAAGGACCGCCCGTACTACGACTACGACCAGTACGACTTCGTGGTGCCCGTGGGCGAGCACGGCGACATCTACGACCGCTACATGTGCCGGATGGAGGAGATGCGCCAGAGCATCCGCATCCTCCGCCAGGCCATCGAGCGGCTTCCCGGCGGCCCCATCAACATCGACGATCCGCGCGTGATCCTGCCGACCAAGACGGCGGCGATGAACGACATGGAGTCGATGATCCACCACTTCAAGGTGGTGATGGAGGGGGTGCGCGCCCCGGTGGGCGAGTCGTGGTTCTCCGTCGAGTCGTCCAAGGGCGAGCTGGGGATGTACGTCGTCAGCGACGGCGGGGCCAAGCCCGTCCGCTGGCGCGTGCGCGGGCCCAGCTTCATCAACATCGCCGCCCTGCCGCACATGATCGAGGGGGCGCTTCTTTCCGACGTGATCGCCGTGAACGCGTCGCTCGACATCGTGCTGGGGGAGATCGACCGATGA